The following are from one region of the Paenibacillus sabinae T27 genome:
- a CDS encoding acetyltransferase gives MKNNIVVFGAGGHAKAVIDTVERHGQYRIAGLLDSYKAAGTDVYGYRILGSEQYLADHREEIDGVIVAIGDNWARAGIVARITSHCPDIPFVTAVHPGAWIARGAVLGQGTVLMAGAVVNSDTVIGEHCVLYPNASVDHDSRTGDYVTLAPGATTGGNVTIGDFSVLSLGANAIHSVRIGEHTVIGAGATVLSDIGGYAVAYGTPAVVVRSRAAGERYL, from the coding sequence TTGAAGAATAACATTGTCGTATTCGGAGCGGGAGGGCATGCCAAAGCGGTAATCGATACTGTTGAGCGGCATGGGCAATACCGGATCGCGGGGCTGCTCGACAGCTACAAGGCTGCTGGCACCGACGTGTACGGATACCGGATTCTTGGAAGCGAACAATACCTTGCCGATCACCGGGAGGAAATAGACGGCGTCATCGTCGCCATCGGAGACAACTGGGCCCGCGCGGGCATCGTCGCCCGGATCACTTCCCATTGCCCGGATATTCCCTTCGTTACCGCTGTCCATCCGGGCGCCTGGATCGCAAGGGGAGCCGTGCTGGGACAAGGCACCGTTCTGATGGCGGGGGCGGTCGTTAACAGCGACACGGTCATCGGCGAACACTGCGTGCTGTATCCAAACGCATCGGTCGATCACGACAGCCGGACCGGGGATTATGTCACGCTGGCTCCGGGCGCCACGACGGGCGGGAATGTGACGATCGGCGATTTTTCCGTGCTCTCGCTGGGAGCGAACGCCATTCACTCCGTCCGCATCGGGGAGCACACAGTCATTGGGGCGGGGGCGACTGTTCTCTCCGATATCGGCGGGTACGCGGTGGCCTACGGAACGCCTGCCGTCGTCGTAAGATCGCGCGCCGCGGGCGAGCGGTATTTGTAG
- a CDS encoding nucleotidyltransferase domain-containing protein gives MGNPFALKTEALSTEMRLLLAILAAEKAEDLPVRFPDLFREADWEEFVKLALHHRVYPNLYPRMKSLGEAVPGEVTGCLYAHYSRNTFQMLHLSAEMEFLGGELARRNIRALFLKGPVIAKDLYGDISMRTSCDLDLLIPLAQLPGAEMMLTSLGYIKDDYIHTVLNDWKWRHHHTTFTHPKKGVKVELHWRLNPAPSGEPDFEELWERRRLSKLTGRPVAYLGKEDLFLFLVSHGARHGWSRLRWLLDIKQLLLQRPDARRLTALLRKHRYYHVGGQALTLARELLDAEIAEGLERMERAPKSRAMAQGAMFYLERMINLHSLPVPEDVASYHKRHQFALFSPVQKLVFVLSFLFPYPEDAETLPLPKPLHFLYVPLRPFLWAWRKSKRFT, from the coding sequence ATGGGAAATCCATTTGCGCTGAAGACGGAAGCCCTGTCAACCGAAATGCGTCTTCTCCTGGCGATTCTCGCGGCGGAGAAGGCCGAGGATCTGCCGGTCCGCTTCCCAGACTTGTTCCGCGAGGCGGACTGGGAGGAGTTCGTCAAGCTTGCGCTGCATCATCGCGTATATCCCAATCTCTATCCCCGGATGAAGAGTCTGGGGGAGGCGGTGCCGGGGGAAGTGACAGGTTGCCTGTATGCCCACTACAGCCGGAACACGTTCCAGATGCTTCATCTAAGCGCTGAAATGGAATTTCTGGGTGGGGAGCTGGCCCGGAGAAATATCCGCGCGCTTTTTCTGAAGGGGCCGGTCATTGCCAAAGATCTGTACGGGGACATCTCCATGCGCACCTCCTGCGATCTGGATCTCCTGATTCCGCTGGCCCAGCTGCCGGGCGCGGAGATGATGCTGACCAGTCTGGGGTATATCAAGGACGATTATATCCATACCGTTCTGAACGACTGGAAATGGCGGCATCACCACACGACCTTCACCCATCCGAAAAAAGGGGTCAAGGTGGAGCTTCATTGGAGGCTGAATCCGGCACCTTCCGGCGAACCCGATTTCGAGGAGCTGTGGGAACGAAGACGCCTAAGCAAGCTGACTGGCCGGCCGGTTGCCTATTTGGGGAAGGAAGACCTGTTCCTGTTCCTCGTCTCCCACGGGGCGAGGCACGGCTGGTCGAGACTGCGGTGGCTGCTCGATATTAAGCAGCTGCTGCTGCAGCGGCCGGACGCCAGAAGGCTGACCGCTCTGCTCCGCAAGCACCGCTACTACCATGTCGGGGGGCAGGCGCTGACCCTGGCCCGGGAGCTGCTGGACGCCGAGATCGCGGAAGGCCTTGAGCGAATGGAACGCGCTCCGAAATCGCGGGCGATGGCGCAGGGCGCGATGTTTTATCTGGAACGGATGATTAACCTGCATTCGCTTCCCGTTCCCGAGGATGTGGCGTCTTATCACAAGCGGCATCAATTCGCGCTGTTCTCACCGGTCCAGAAGCTCGTGTTCGTCCTGAGCTTCCTCTTTCCTTATCCGGAGGATGCCGAAACGCTGCCGCTGCCCAAACCGCTGCATTTCCTGTATGTTCCGCTCCGGCCCTTTCTATGGGCTTGGCGAAAGAGCAAACGCTTTACCTGA